One segment of Salipiger profundus DNA contains the following:
- a CDS encoding alpha/beta hydrolase, with the protein MTRLTPGAEAVLAAQSPGRPFEDMTAAEARAAFDRGWPELQEPAASGLADGPLPLSLAGRPALAWRGTDAPDAGAPVILYLHGGGWVVGSPASHAAICQRLAAATGAVVVCPDYRLAPEHPFPAAIEDALACLDALPGVADELGVDPGRVLVAGDSAGGNLAAVAALASVRDPALPRVSAQLLFYPNTDATQGADSYTRFAEGFGLSAATMRWFRDQYVSHDRLEDWRVSPLLAERAMLAEAPAAFIALAEADILHDEGAAYADALGAAGAKVTCRTWHGELHGFLSHCRHSPAAFDAIAEAADWLRRLG; encoded by the coding sequence ATGACTCGCCTGACCCCGGGCGCCGAAGCGGTGCTCGCCGCGCAATCGCCGGGCCGCCCGTTCGAGGACATGACTGCCGCCGAGGCCCGCGCGGCCTTTGACCGGGGCTGGCCCGAGCTGCAGGAGCCCGCGGCGTCGGGGCTGGCCGACGGGCCGCTTCCGCTGTCCCTTGCCGGGCGACCCGCGCTTGCCTGGCGCGGGACGGATGCGCCGGACGCCGGTGCGCCGGTGATCCTCTACCTGCATGGCGGCGGCTGGGTGGTGGGCAGCCCGGCGTCCCATGCCGCGATCTGCCAGAGGCTGGCAGCCGCGACGGGCGCGGTCGTGGTCTGCCCCGACTACAGGCTGGCCCCCGAGCACCCTTTCCCCGCCGCCATCGAGGATGCGCTGGCCTGCCTCGACGCCCTGCCCGGCGTCGCCGACGAGCTGGGTGTCGATCCCGGCAGGGTCCTGGTTGCCGGGGACAGCGCGGGCGGCAACCTCGCGGCGGTGGCGGCGCTTGCCTCCGTTCGCGACCCAGCCCTGCCACGCGTGTCGGCGCAGCTGCTGTTCTATCCCAATACCGATGCCACCCAGGGCGCCGACAGCTACACACGGTTCGCCGAAGGCTTCGGGCTGAGCGCGGCCACCATGCGCTGGTTCCGCGATCAGTATGTCAGCCACGATCGGCTGGAGGACTGGCGGGTCTCGCCGCTGCTGGCAGAGCGCGCCATGCTGGCCGAAGCGCCGGCGGCCTTCATCGCCCTTGCCGAGGCGGACATCCTGCATGACGAAGGCGCCGCCTATGCGGATGCGCTCGGCGCCGCCGGCGCGAAGGTCACCTGCCGCACATGGCACGGCGAGCTGCACGGGTTTCTCAGCCACTGCCGCCACAGCCCTGCCGCGTTCGACGCCATCGCCGAGGCCGCCGACTGGCTCCGCCGCCTAGGCTGA
- a CDS encoding sugar phosphate isomerase/epimerase family protein, with product MTVQQDFKLGCQTFTWEMLGDDWKGGPDDLLEAISGAGYTGIEITDKMIGHYIDDAPAFARALEAAGLTLVSYAVASPSGYCEADAVASDVEQIRRTAGFVARFPGALISMGSATVMSPGARAAKHDIAARVYSESHAAARAEGVEVAVHPSSHTDTLIYDEADYVAIFERMDPDVGWVPDTGHILRGGQSVADAMTRWRDRIRYVHLKDVDQGGDWAMLGAGVVDVSEVGRIAASAPRFNGWLVLEEESEAAGRDPSGAVAANFKTLREALSASADH from the coding sequence ATGACCGTGCAACAGGATTTCAAGCTGGGCTGCCAGACCTTCACATGGGAAATGCTGGGGGATGACTGGAAGGGCGGCCCCGATGACCTGCTCGAGGCGATCTCGGGCGCCGGCTACACCGGGATCGAGATCACCGACAAGATGATCGGCCACTACATCGACGATGCGCCTGCCTTTGCCCGCGCGCTCGAGGCTGCCGGCCTGACGCTGGTGAGCTACGCCGTCGCCTCGCCCAGCGGGTATTGCGAGGCCGATGCCGTGGCCTCCGACGTCGAGCAGATCCGCCGCACCGCCGGTTTCGTGGCGCGGTTCCCCGGGGCGCTGATCTCGATGGGATCCGCGACGGTGATGTCGCCCGGCGCGCGCGCGGCCAAACACGACATCGCGGCGCGGGTCTACAGCGAAAGCCACGCGGCGGCGCGGGCCGAGGGCGTCGAGGTGGCGGTGCACCCCAGCTCGCACACCGACACGCTGATCTACGACGAAGCCGACTATGTCGCCATCTTCGAGCGCATGGACCCGGATGTCGGCTGGGTGCCGGACACCGGCCACATCCTGCGCGGTGGCCAGTCGGTGGCGGATGCCATGACCCGCTGGCGCGACCGCATCCGCTATGTCCATCTCAAGGACGTGGACCAGGGCGGCGACTGGGCCATGCTCGGCGCGGGCGTCGTGGACGTCTCCGAGGTCGGCCGCATCGCGGCATCGGCGCCCCGGTTCAACGGCTGGCTCGTGCTGGAAGAGGAATCCGAGGCCGCGGGCCGTGATCCCTCGGGCGCGGTGGCTGCCAACTTCAAGACCCTGCGCGAGGCCCTCTCGGCCAGTGCAGACCACTGA
- a CDS encoding carbohydrate ABC transporter permease, which translates to MTDAAPTAASSRGKLIARRTLLYIAATLIFVWSASPFVWQFSTSFQLDKALTSGSPKLWPDPFTWQHYINVFVDKQLQYYVLNSLIVSLSTTFLCLAIGSLAAFSLSRLNVKGRYGILMVILSVSMFPQITLVGPLYIVASSLGLLDTYTALILVYIALVLPLVTWVMYGYFETLPREIDEAARMDGLHVVGLYWHIILPMSLPSLVTTGLLAFITAWNEFLFALAFTSNIEHQTIPVGIANFTNLYYVPWGDIAAASAVVTAPLIVLVLVFQRHIIDGLTQGGIKE; encoded by the coding sequence ATGACCGACGCCGCACCCACCGCCGCCTCCTCCCGCGGCAAGCTGATCGCACGCCGCACGCTTCTCTACATCGCGGCCACGCTGATCTTCGTGTGGTCGGCCTCGCCCTTCGTCTGGCAGTTCTCGACCTCGTTCCAGCTCGACAAGGCGCTGACCTCGGGGTCGCCGAAACTCTGGCCCGATCCCTTTACGTGGCAGCACTACATCAACGTCTTCGTCGACAAGCAGCTGCAATACTACGTGCTGAACTCGCTGATCGTGTCGCTGTCGACCACGTTCCTGTGCCTTGCGATCGGATCGCTTGCGGCGTTCTCGCTCTCGCGGCTGAACGTGAAGGGGCGTTACGGCATCCTCATGGTGATCCTGTCGGTGTCGATGTTCCCGCAGATCACGCTGGTGGGGCCGCTTTACATCGTGGCTTCGAGCCTCGGGCTGCTCGACACCTACACGGCGCTGATCCTCGTCTACATCGCGCTGGTGCTGCCGCTGGTCACATGGGTGATGTACGGCTACTTCGAGACCCTCCCGCGCGAGATCGACGAGGCGGCGCGGATGGACGGGCTGCACGTGGTAGGCCTTTACTGGCACATCATCCTGCCGATGTCGCTGCCGTCGCTGGTCACCACCGGGCTGCTGGCCTTCATCACCGCGTGGAACGAGTTCCTCTTTGCGCTGGCCTTCACGTCCAACATCGAACACCAGACGATCCCCGTCGGGATCGCCAACTTCACCAATCTCTACTACGTGCCCTGGGGCGATATCGCTGCGGCCTCCGCCGTGGTCACCGCGCCCCTGATCGTGCTCGTGCTGGTCTTCCAGCGGCACATCATCGACGGGCTGACCCAAGGGGGTATCAAGGAATGA
- a CDS encoding LacI family DNA-binding transcriptional regulator yields the protein MEKAVPRTMEEFSTACGVSRPTLSKFFEDPGSVKKSTRRLIEAKLEETGFQPNLYARNLNRKQTRSIGIVVPAITDPFYAQLVTRLELILREEGYWPLMISPHGRPELEREGLATLQSLRVGGALIAPLGYDSDATALARFTGQTPCVFLDNGIDENVPLVGNDNRQSIRMIVDYLCRSGTPPVYINTPPVNRSSGQRSASYEAAMQANGHAPLVIEGSGPDPWDLEKVGYDRMQAMLAEGLPGQTLLCANDRLAFGVIAAAHEAGLKIGHGDGDDLRVAGHDDHPLSRYSAPSLTTMAQDYDEMARRACARLLAMISGTDDDDAQQVLVPAKLVLRASA from the coding sequence ATGGAGAAAGCGGTTCCCCGCACGATGGAGGAGTTCTCGACCGCCTGCGGGGTGTCCCGACCGACCCTCTCGAAGTTCTTCGAAGACCCCGGAAGCGTCAAGAAGTCCACCCGTCGGCTGATCGAGGCCAAGCTTGAGGAAACCGGCTTCCAGCCGAACCTCTACGCCCGTAATCTCAATCGGAAACAGACCCGGTCGATCGGCATCGTTGTGCCGGCCATCACCGACCCGTTCTATGCCCAGCTCGTCACCCGGCTCGAGCTGATCCTGCGCGAGGAAGGTTACTGGCCGCTGATGATTTCGCCCCATGGCCGGCCCGAGCTTGAACGCGAGGGGCTGGCGACGCTGCAGTCGTTGCGGGTGGGCGGCGCGCTGATCGCCCCCCTGGGCTACGACAGCGATGCCACCGCGCTGGCGCGGTTCACAGGGCAGACCCCTTGCGTGTTTCTCGACAACGGTATCGACGAGAACGTGCCGCTGGTGGGCAATGACAACCGGCAGAGCATCCGGATGATCGTCGATTACCTTTGCCGTTCGGGCACGCCGCCGGTCTACATCAACACGCCGCCGGTAAACCGCAGCTCGGGCCAGCGTTCGGCCTCCTACGAGGCCGCGATGCAGGCCAATGGCCATGCTCCGCTGGTGATCGAAGGCTCCGGACCCGATCCGTGGGATCTGGAGAAAGTGGGCTATGACCGGATGCAGGCCATGCTTGCCGAGGGGCTTCCGGGGCAGACGCTTCTCTGTGCCAACGATCGCCTCGCCTTCGGCGTCATCGCGGCGGCGCATGAGGCAGGGCTGAAGATCGGGCACGGCGACGGTGACGATCTGCGTGTCGCGGGGCACGATGATCACCCGCTCAGCCGCTACAGCGCGCCGTCGCTCACCACCATGGCGCAGGACTACGACGAGATGGCCCGCCGCGCCTGCGCCCGGTTGCTGGCGATGATCTCGGGCACCGACGACGACGACGCGCAGCAGGTCCTGGTGCCCGCCAAGCTTGTCCTGCGCGCCTCAGCCTAG
- a CDS encoding Gfo/Idh/MocA family protein, with product MVQSEHRALRIGVVGCGNISAIYMHNAKMFQRLEMVACADLRAEAADARAAEFGLRAMDVDDIFDAEDIDLILNLSVPNAHHEVSMRAIRAGKHVFTEKPLCASTTEARELLDTAAAAGLAVGSAPDTFLGAAGRRARALIDGGQVGQIVTGTAFMLGRGMEHWHPSPAFYYQPGAGPVLDMGPYYLTMLVHLLGPVRAVTAATSFGSKQRTITAEGPLQGTSFDVGTPTTALSLLEFASGTIVTFGASWDVHRHSNMPIELHGTSGSLRLPDPDNFGDIVAFSPAGGAWEEHLSEGTPFGTTNYPFDKPDRANYRALGLAEMAEALDHGRTPRAGGELAFHVLEVLESILLSGERQARVEIASAPHQPAALDVEAATGLLR from the coding sequence TTGGTCCAGTCAGAACACCGCGCTTTGCGCATCGGAGTCGTTGGTTGCGGTAACATATCCGCCATTTACATGCACAACGCCAAGATGTTCCAACGCCTGGAAATGGTCGCCTGCGCCGATCTGCGCGCCGAGGCGGCGGACGCCCGCGCGGCGGAATTCGGCCTTCGCGCCATGGACGTCGACGACATCTTCGACGCCGAGGACATCGACCTGATCCTCAACCTGTCGGTGCCTAATGCGCATCACGAGGTGTCGATGCGCGCGATTCGCGCCGGCAAGCACGTGTTCACCGAGAAGCCGCTCTGCGCCTCGACGACCGAGGCGCGCGAGCTGCTCGACACCGCCGCGGCCGCCGGGCTGGCGGTGGGGTCCGCTCCCGACACCTTCCTTGGCGCCGCCGGGCGCCGCGCGCGGGCGCTGATCGACGGCGGGCAGGTCGGCCAGATCGTCACCGGCACCGCATTCATGCTGGGCCGGGGCATGGAGCACTGGCATCCCTCGCCCGCCTTCTACTACCAGCCCGGCGCGGGACCGGTGCTGGATATGGGGCCCTATTACCTCACCATGCTGGTGCATCTTCTGGGGCCGGTGCGCGCGGTGACCGCCGCCACCTCGTTCGGTTCGAAGCAGCGCACCATCACCGCCGAGGGGCCGCTGCAGGGCACCAGCTTCGACGTGGGCACGCCGACCACGGCGCTGTCGCTGCTCGAGTTCGCCTCGGGCACGATCGTCACCTTCGGCGCGTCATGGGACGTGCATCGCCATTCCAACATGCCGATCGAGCTGCACGGGACTTCCGGGTCGCTCCGGCTGCCCGACCCGGACAATTTCGGCGACATCGTCGCCTTCTCGCCCGCCGGCGGCGCATGGGAGGAGCATCTCTCCGAGGGCACCCCCTTCGGCACCACGAACTACCCGTTCGACAAGCCCGATCGCGCCAACTACCGGGCTCTTGGCCTGGCCGAGATGGCCGAGGCGCTGGACCACGGGCGCACGCCCCGCGCCGGAGGAGAGCTCGCGTTCCACGTGCTGGAGGTGCTCGAGAGCATCCTCTTGTCCGGAGAGCGACAGGCCCGGGTCGAGATCGCCTCGGCCCCGCACCAGCCCGCGGCGCTCGATGTCGAAGCGGCGACGGGGCTGCTGCGATGA
- a CDS encoding ABC transporter substrate-binding protein, with the protein MTKTKHTPVRRTGPAHVTRMDRRAFLATGGAALGATTLGMPRRARAQGRTEISFASASFFGSETFGDLVDSFNESQDRVMVRYLELPPPSSSTEVYQGLVQQLARGNGTPDVFSQDVIWIAGMAAAGWALPLDEFVDDAMTSQYFEGTLAACKWDGKLTALPWFMDTGMMYHRTDLVEKHGGTVPTTWAEMAKMGKAAQEAGDAEFGFVWQGKQAEVLVCDAVEAIASNNGAILSEDGRSSRIGDAEAIEAIQFLHDTINELQISPSDVLSWDEEPSRQVFTNGQSMFLRNWSYVWPIAQDPSVSEVVDKVGAGPLPHFEGGSSASTLGGYQLGMNANTSDRDAAWEFMSWMSAPEQQKRIALNFGLGPSRPALFDDAQINEEQPFMATLRPVFTGATARPVTPEYAKVTLALQSGISKALVNGRVEQEMKALSSQLDGIVG; encoded by the coding sequence ATGACCAAGACCAAACACACGCCCGTTCGCAGGACCGGACCGGCCCATGTCACCAGGATGGATCGCCGTGCGTTCCTCGCGACCGGGGGGGCCGCACTTGGTGCCACGACCCTCGGGATGCCGCGCCGGGCGCGGGCGCAGGGCCGCACCGAGATCTCGTTTGCCAGCGCGTCGTTCTTTGGCTCGGAGACCTTCGGCGATCTGGTCGACAGCTTCAACGAGAGCCAGGACCGGGTGATGGTGCGCTATCTCGAGCTGCCGCCGCCGAGCTCGTCCACCGAGGTCTACCAGGGGCTCGTGCAGCAACTGGCACGCGGCAACGGCACGCCGGATGTGTTCTCGCAGGACGTGATCTGGATCGCCGGCATGGCCGCCGCGGGCTGGGCGCTGCCGCTGGACGAATTCGTCGATGACGCCATGACCTCGCAGTATTTCGAGGGCACGCTGGCCGCCTGCAAGTGGGACGGCAAGCTGACCGCCCTGCCGTGGTTCATGGACACCGGCATGATGTATCACCGCACCGATCTGGTGGAGAAGCACGGCGGCACGGTGCCGACCACCTGGGCCGAGATGGCGAAGATGGGCAAGGCCGCGCAAGAGGCGGGCGACGCGGAATTCGGCTTTGTCTGGCAGGGCAAGCAGGCCGAGGTTCTGGTCTGCGATGCGGTCGAGGCCATCGCCTCGAACAACGGCGCGATCCTGTCCGAGGATGGCCGCAGCTCGCGCATCGGCGACGCCGAGGCGATCGAGGCGATCCAGTTCCTGCACGACACCATCAACGAGCTGCAGATCAGCCCGTCGGACGTGCTCTCCTGGGACGAAGAGCCGTCGCGGCAGGTCTTCACCAACGGCCAGTCGATGTTCCTGCGCAACTGGTCCTACGTCTGGCCCATCGCGCAGGATCCGTCGGTCTCCGAGGTCGTGGACAAGGTGGGCGCAGGCCCGCTGCCGCATTTCGAAGGGGGCAGCAGCGCCTCGACCCTTGGCGGCTACCAGCTGGGCATGAACGCGAACACCTCGGACCGCGATGCGGCGTGGGAGTTCATGTCGTGGATGTCGGCCCCCGAGCAGCAGAAGCGCATCGCGCTGAACTTCGGTCTCGGGCCGAGCCGGCCGGCGCTGTTCGACGATGCGCAGATCAACGAAGAGCAGCCCTTCATGGCAACGCTGCGCCCGGTCTTCACCGGCGCCACGGCGCGTCCGGTGACGCCGGAATACGCCAAGGTGACGCTGGCGCTGCAGTCCGGCATCTCGAAGGCGCTGGTCAATGGCCGCGTCGAACAGGAGATGAAGGCCCTCTCCAGCCAGCTCGACGGCATCGTCGGGTAA
- a CDS encoding carbohydrate ABC transporter permease, which translates to MAFYDTTTSAAASTRRRARLPRFAWPWLLLLPTFLAIGAVAFWPILEGLRLSLTNTSLITRQSDYVGLENYAGLLSDSNFWNAWGHTVWFTVASTFLETVIGLVMALVLCEHFRFRGLVRAAMLVPWAMPTVVTSKMFGWLFDGQNGVVNWILMNIGLLDDKVNWYGNPDTALTTLIIADVWKTTPFMALLLMTGLQTIPKSLTEAARMDGAGAWMIFWTIRLPLLMPTLLIAGLFRALDAFRVFDLVYVLTGGGPADSTETLSTLAYKSLFSTLEFGYGSTVSTAMFITEAALATILVLWLVHVIRRTT; encoded by the coding sequence ATGGCGTTCTACGACACGACAACCAGCGCGGCGGCTTCCACCCGTCGCCGCGCACGGCTGCCGCGCTTCGCGTGGCCCTGGCTGCTGCTGCTGCCGACCTTCCTTGCCATCGGAGCGGTGGCCTTCTGGCCGATCCTCGAAGGGCTGCGGCTGTCGCTCACCAACACGTCGCTGATCACGCGGCAGTCCGACTACGTCGGGCTCGAGAACTACGCGGGGCTGCTGTCGGACAGCAACTTCTGGAACGCGTGGGGCCACACGGTGTGGTTCACCGTGGCGTCGACCTTTCTCGAGACGGTGATCGGCCTGGTCATGGCGCTGGTGCTGTGCGAACATTTCCGCTTCCGCGGACTGGTGCGCGCGGCCATGCTGGTGCCTTGGGCCATGCCCACGGTGGTCACCTCGAAGATGTTCGGCTGGCTGTTCGACGGGCAGAACGGTGTCGTGAACTGGATCCTGATGAACATCGGGCTGCTGGACGACAAGGTGAACTGGTACGGCAACCCCGATACCGCGCTCACCACGCTCATCATCGCCGATGTCTGGAAGACCACGCCCTTCATGGCGCTCCTGCTGATGACCGGGCTGCAGACCATCCCCAAATCCCTGACCGAGGCCGCCCGCATGGATGGCGCCGGCGCCTGGATGATCTTCTGGACCATCCGCCTGCCGTTGCTGATGCCGACGCTGCTGATCGCCGGCCTGTTCCGCGCGCTGGACGCGTTCCGGGTGTTCGACCTTGTCTACGTGCTGACCGGGGGCGGGCCCGCCGACAGCACCGAAACCCTGTCGACGCTGGCCTACAAGAGCCTCTTCTCGACGCTGGAATTCGGCTACGGCTCGACCGTGTCGACGGCCATGTTCATCACCGAAGCCGCGCTGGCCACGATCCTCGTGCTCTGGCTCGTGCATGTCATCCGGAGGACCACATGA